One genomic window of Mauremys mutica isolate MM-2020 ecotype Southern chromosome 5, ASM2049712v1, whole genome shotgun sequence includes the following:
- the SPINK2 gene encoding serine protease inhibitor Kazal-type 2: MGALGCVVRATALLLLCGALAGILLPPPARAAAVISPKCYLYGLPGCPKNLKPVCGTDGHTYPNECELCRSNRENRRNVKISWKGYC, translated from the exons ATGGGAGCGTTGGGCTGCGTCGTGCGCGCgactgcgctgctgctgctgtgcggGGCGCTGGCAG ggATCCTCCTGCCGCCGCCCGCGCGGGCCGCCGCCGTCATCTCG CCGAAATGCTACTTGTATGGTTTGCCTGGCTGTCCAAAGAACTTAAAGCCGGTTTGTGGGACTGATGGGCACACGTATCCAAATGAGTGTGAACTTTGCCGTTCAAACAG GGAAAATAGGAGGAATGTCAAAATTAGCTGGAAGGGATACTGCTAA